The window GAGCGCTTTGGGAAGAAATGAATTCATGGGTTTACAAAGGGTTCAACGAAACTTATAAAAGACTGGGTGTTAACTTTGATCAGGTTCAGTACGAAAGCAATACCTATATTTTAGGAAAAGATCTTATTCAGGAAGGATTAGATAAAGGAGTTCTGTATCAGAAAGAAGATGGTTCTGTTTGGTGTGATCTTACGGATGAAGGGCTTGATCAGAAGCTGTTGTTACGTTCAGACGGTACATCGGTTTATATGACGCAGGATCTAGGAACGGCAGTTGAGCGTTTTAAGCAAAATAGTATTCAAAAGCTGATTTATACAGTAGGAAACGAACAGGATTATCATTTTCAGGTTTTATTTAAAATTCTAAAGAAACTAGGGTATGAGTGGGCTGATCAGTTGTTCCACCTTTCCTACGGGATGGTAGAATTACCAGAAGGCAAGATGAAATCCCGTGAAGGTACCGTAGTAGATGCAGATGACCTGATGCAGGAGATGTATGAAACAGCAAAATCTAAGGCTCAGGAATTAGGAAAACTGGAGAATCTTTCTGAAGATGAGAAAGAAGCATCTTATGAAACAGTGGGACTGGGTGCATTGAAATATTTTATGCTTAAAGTAGATCCTAAGAAAAAAATGCTTTTCAATCCAGCAGAAAGTATAGATTTCAACGGAAATACAGGACCATTTATCCAATATACTTATGCTCGTATTCAGTCATTGTTGTCGAAAGCAGGTAATTTGCAAACGGAAACGGCTGATATTGAATTAAATCAATCCGAAAAAGAATTGATTATGCAGTTGACAAACTTTAAAACTGTAGTGGCTAAATCAGCGGAAACATTAAGTCCGGCTTTAGTGGCGAACTATGTATATGATCTTGTGAAAGCATACAACTCTTTCTATCAGAATAACCCTATTCTGAATCAGGAAGATGAAAATGTAAAACAATTCCGTTTAAATATATCAGATATTACAGCGAAGACGATCAAAAAATCGCTGGAACTGCTGGGAATCGGAACCGTAAACAGAA of the Chryseobacterium viscerum genome contains:
- the argS gene encoding arginine--tRNA ligase; the encoded protein is MNIKDIIEQKLSEIILNVYQLKDIKLEVQENKTEFEGDFTIVTFPLVKQLKKNPESIGVELGEALTEQTEIFESFNVVKGFLNVKVKNQLFVDNFRSVSKNFSVIEKKNATVMVEYSSPNTNKPLHLGHIRNNLLGFSVAQILKEAGYDVIKTQIINDRGIHICKSMLAWEKFGNGETPETTSTKGDKFVGNYYVEFDKNYKKEIAELVEQGVGEEQAKKAAPVMKEAQKMLLDWENGDATVRALWEEMNSWVYKGFNETYKRLGVNFDQVQYESNTYILGKDLIQEGLDKGVLYQKEDGSVWCDLTDEGLDQKLLLRSDGTSVYMTQDLGTAVERFKQNSIQKLIYTVGNEQDYHFQVLFKILKKLGYEWADQLFHLSYGMVELPEGKMKSREGTVVDADDLMQEMYETAKSKAQELGKLENLSEDEKEASYETVGLGALKYFMLKVDPKKKMLFNPAESIDFNGNTGPFIQYTYARIQSLLSKAGNLQTETADIELNQSEKELIMQLTNFKTVVAKSAETLSPALVANYVYDLVKAYNSFYQNNPILNQEDENVKQFRLNISDITAKTIKKSLELLGIGTVNRM